In Candidatus Thermoplasmatota archaeon, one DNA window encodes the following:
- a CDS encoding zinc ribbon domain-containing protein translates to MGYEELVMRCPCCETENPDDAIYCAWCKRPFGLKPDEIALWHIENKDGQIRGMYKGTIERFGFALKIVTGLTGVTLFLTGLSNAVKLELHPSSGDWVLMLGGIVVGASLFLYWPYIEWKNKKKGV, encoded by the coding sequence TTGGGATACGAGGAATTGGTGATGCGATGTCCTTGTTGCGAAACCGAGAATCCAGATGATGCTATTTATTGCGCATGGTGCAAGAGGCCTTTTGGCCTCAAGCCCGACGAAATAGCACTTTGGCATATCGAAAACAAGGATGGCCAAATCAGGGGGATGTACAAGGGTACGATTGAGAGGTTTGGTTTCGCCTTGAAGATAGTGACAGGGCTCACTGGTGTCACGCTCTTTCTGACAGGTCTTTCAAATGCGGTCAAGTTAGAGTTACATCCTTCCTCAGGAGATTGGGTGCTGATGCTAGGCGGTATCGTCGTTGGTGCTTCGCTATTCTTGTATTGGCCATACATCGAATGGAAAAACAAGAAGAAAGGGGTATAG